The following proteins come from a genomic window of Rhodoligotrophos sp. CJ14:
- the addA gene encoding double-strand break repair helicase AddA, whose amino-acid sequence MTDAIRRATDAQSRASNPDVSAWVSASAGSGKTRVLVDRVIRLMLAGTPPERILCLTFTRAAAAEMANRLFQTLSSWVGFDDDTLSKSIERLTGARPGEFGLIEARRLFTRALETPGGLKIQTIHAFCEKLLQRFPVEAGIVPGFEVMDERTAEEMLRDVRDDFMHRAGTAPEGLQAQSFATVVSYVGAARFDKVLKEVLASRASLVRLLDASLFQESIVNLGRHLGLGPDDTPEAITLEFAHGLNRRALAEAREILSTGSTKMVAQARHLAALLAADDPELAFAAAREAFCKGKDEPKADSSIITGKLAAAHPHIAEALFAERARVIDLLERQRCVHIRRATEALLFVALSMLGDYEAEKRRRGQYDYEDLIERTLALLTELDDAGWVLFKLDGGIDHILIDEAQDTSPPQWRIISAIAEEFFAGAGAREGAHRTLFVVGDHKQSIYSFQGADPQVFDEMHRAFRARIRDAGRRFEDVPLSVSFRSTADVLQAVDWVFEQVEAQAGLKPRDGELLPHQPTRLGQAGLVEIWPKLQPLPKPPPTPWEAPVDHEDAAHPRMRLAERIAATIHNWLVEGELLASQQRPIRPGDILILVRRRDRLVDALLRGLKQRGVPVAGADRLVLTEHMAVKDLIALGRFVLLPEDDLNLACLLKSPLLTRDDGRALDDDDLMILCHDRPGNLWPALQNAVARGLPYAGALQRLRDWFARADYASPFAFYAEVLGADRGREAFARRMGDEAHDPLDEFLRATLDYEQAHTPSLQGFLHWLISAETVIKRDMEHGVDAVRIMTVHGSKGLEANIVFLPDTCSPPRKQNDPEILAFPADEHGDPIHCWRLGSAYRTRAIDRLREREQQAQFEEYNRLLYVAMTRARDRLYICGYKGARPPAGITWYDLISTALKPRAREIVLADGETIWRIESAQTASMPAPAGEETRQQPADLPDWTLRSAPPEAPGHIELSPSHLGEGLAPALRQSAEPSPLLIASDWLRFRRGRLIHRLLEALPDLPRHAREAAALRYLAQSASDLSEHEHVGIWHEVRAILDHPDFAEVFAPGSLSEVPLAALTADAGAKLTGRVDRLAITPRQVLVIDYKTNRPPPLTLDEVDPVYIRQLNAYASILRRIFPDKRVRCALLWTVGPRLMELSNPAG is encoded by the coding sequence ATGACCGACGCGATCCGGCGCGCCACCGACGCCCAGTCTCGCGCTTCCAACCCCGACGTTTCCGCCTGGGTATCCGCCAGCGCCGGCTCGGGCAAGACACGGGTGCTGGTGGACCGCGTGATCCGGCTGATGCTGGCCGGCACTCCCCCTGAACGCATTCTTTGCCTGACCTTTACCCGTGCCGCCGCCGCGGAAATGGCCAATCGCCTCTTTCAGACCCTGTCCAGCTGGGTCGGGTTTGATGACGATACCCTCTCCAAGAGCATCGAGCGCCTGACGGGAGCGCGCCCAGGAGAGTTCGGCTTGATCGAGGCACGCCGCCTGTTCACGCGCGCGCTGGAGACGCCCGGCGGCCTGAAGATCCAGACCATTCACGCCTTCTGCGAGAAATTGCTGCAGCGTTTTCCCGTCGAGGCCGGCATCGTGCCGGGTTTCGAGGTGATGGATGAACGCACCGCCGAGGAAATGCTACGCGACGTGCGCGACGACTTCATGCACCGCGCCGGCACCGCGCCCGAAGGCCTGCAAGCCCAGTCCTTCGCCACGGTGGTCTCCTATGTCGGCGCCGCCAGGTTCGACAAGGTGCTGAAGGAGGTCCTGGCCTCCCGCGCGTCCCTCGTCAGACTGCTCGATGCGAGCCTCTTTCAGGAAAGCATCGTCAATCTCGGACGGCATCTCGGGTTGGGCCCCGATGACACCCCGGAGGCGATAACCCTCGAATTCGCTCACGGATTGAACAGGCGAGCCCTCGCCGAGGCCCGTGAGATCCTGAGTACTGGCTCGACCAAGATGGTCGCCCAGGCGCGGCATCTTGCGGCACTCCTCGCAGCGGATGATCCGGAGCTTGCCTTCGCGGCCGCCCGTGAAGCCTTTTGCAAGGGCAAGGATGAACCGAAGGCCGACAGCTCCATCATCACCGGCAAGCTCGCCGCTGCCCATCCCCATATTGCCGAAGCCCTCTTCGCCGAGCGGGCGCGGGTCATCGACCTCCTTGAACGGCAGCGCTGTGTCCATATCCGTCGCGCAACGGAAGCATTGCTGTTTGTGGCGCTTTCCATGCTGGGCGACTATGAGGCCGAGAAGCGCCGACGCGGCCAGTACGACTATGAGGATCTGATCGAGCGAACACTCGCACTGCTGACGGAGCTCGACGATGCGGGCTGGGTGCTGTTCAAGCTCGATGGCGGCATCGACCATATCCTCATTGATGAGGCGCAGGACACGAGCCCGCCTCAATGGCGCATCATCTCGGCCATTGCCGAGGAATTCTTTGCGGGCGCCGGAGCCCGGGAAGGGGCCCACCGCACGCTGTTCGTGGTGGGCGATCACAAGCAGTCGATCTACAGCTTCCAGGGCGCTGATCCGCAGGTCTTCGATGAGATGCACCGTGCCTTTCGCGCGCGGATCCGCGATGCAGGCCGGCGCTTCGAGGACGTGCCGCTCAGTGTTTCCTTCCGCTCGACTGCCGATGTGCTGCAAGCGGTGGACTGGGTCTTCGAGCAAGTCGAGGCGCAAGCCGGCCTCAAGCCCCGCGACGGTGAGCTCCTGCCGCACCAACCGACACGATTGGGCCAGGCAGGCCTGGTCGAGATCTGGCCAAAGCTGCAGCCTTTGCCCAAGCCGCCGCCCACGCCGTGGGAAGCGCCGGTCGATCATGAAGATGCAGCCCATCCCCGCATGCGCCTCGCCGAGCGGATTGCGGCCACCATCCACAATTGGCTCGTTGAAGGCGAGTTGCTTGCGTCCCAGCAAAGACCGATCCGGCCGGGTGACATCCTGATCCTGGTGCGCCGTCGCGATCGCCTCGTCGATGCGCTTTTGCGGGGCTTGAAGCAGCGCGGTGTGCCGGTGGCGGGCGCCGACCGGCTCGTCCTCACCGAGCATATGGCGGTGAAGGACCTGATCGCGCTCGGCCGCTTCGTCCTCCTGCCCGAGGATGACCTGAATCTCGCCTGTTTGCTCAAGAGCCCACTGCTCACCCGCGATGACGGGCGTGCGCTCGATGACGATGATCTGATGATCCTCTGCCATGACCGACCAGGGAACCTGTGGCCGGCGCTCCAGAACGCCGTGGCCCGTGGGCTTCCCTATGCGGGCGCGTTGCAGCGCCTGCGCGACTGGTTTGCCCGCGCCGATTACGCCTCGCCCTTTGCCTTCTATGCGGAAGTGCTCGGCGCCGATCGCGGAAGGGAAGCCTTTGCCCGCCGCATGGGCGATGAGGCCCACGACCCGTTGGATGAGTTCCTGCGCGCAACCCTCGATTACGAGCAGGCGCACACCCCGTCACTGCAGGGCTTCCTGCATTGGCTGATCTCGGCCGAGACGGTCATCAAGCGGGACATGGAGCACGGGGTCGATGCCGTGCGCATCATGACCGTGCATGGCAGCAAGGGCCTGGAAGCCAATATCGTCTTCCTGCCCGATACCTGCTCGCCGCCGCGCAAGCAGAACGATCCCGAGATCCTCGCCTTTCCCGCCGATGAGCACGGTGATCCCATTCACTGCTGGCGGCTCGGCTCAGCCTATCGGACCCGCGCGATCGATCGGCTTCGCGAGCGCGAGCAGCAGGCGCAGTTCGAGGAATATAACCGCTTGCTTTATGTGGCGATGACCAGAGCGCGCGATCGCCTCTATATCTGCGGATATAAAGGCGCTCGCCCGCCCGCCGGCATCACCTGGTATGATCTGATCTCAACAGCGCTCAAGCCCCGCGCCCGGGAAATCGTGCTCGCCGATGGCGAGACCATCTGGCGCATCGAAAGCGCGCAAACCGCATCAATGCCCGCGCCCGCCGGCGAGGAGACACGGCAGCAGCCGGCGGATCTACCAGACTGGACCCTGAGATCCGCCCCGCCCGAGGCGCCGGGCCACATTGAGCTTTCTCCTTCGCATCTGGGTGAAGGCTTGGCGCCGGCCTTAAGACAGTCCGCGGAACCATCGCCGCTGCTCATAGCCTCGGACTGGCTCCGCTTCCGCCGCGGCCGCCTGATCCATCGGCTCCTGGAGGCCTTGCCCGATCTGCCCCGACATGCCCGTGAGGCTGCGGCCCTGCGCTATCTCGCGCAATCTGCATCCGATTTGAGTGAGCATGAGCATGTCGGGATATGGCATGAGGTGCGAGCGATCCTCGATCACCCCGACTTTGCTGAAGTGTTCGCGCCCGGCAGCTTGAGCGAGGTGCCGCTTGCAGCGCTCACCGCCGATGCTGGGGCCAAGCTGACAGGACGGGTCGATCGCCTCGCCATCACGCCGCGCCAGGTTCTGGTGATCGACTATAAGACGAACCGGCCCCCGCCCCTTACCCTAGACGAGGTGGACCCGGTCTATATCCGCCAGCTGAACGCTTACGCATCCATCCTGCGCCGGATCTTCCCGGATAAGCGCGTGCGCTGCGCGCTGCTCTGGACGGTCGGTCCGCGGCTGATGGAGCTTTCAAATCCCGCCGGCTGA
- the phoR gene encoding phosphate regulon sensor histidine kinase PhoR yields MSDSEVPLTIAFGLLVACLAALVLTQSLTPANLLIAAGLAGAILLLLFTPAHKAEEEKVEASTDEDDSAGQTIDPVLPSVGEALPDPLLVLDRDGIVRFCNSHARALFEMDPLEQHVSSAIRAPAILEAIRSVHASGRAQRVDYEVRVPVERRFEVHVAPMILSLPSSGGPRANTSVLLLMRDFTHAYQIERMRSDFIANASHELRTPLASVLGFIETLQGAARNDSAARDRFLELMRQQGTRMTRLIDDLLSLSRIEMNAHVPPTSEVNIEQTVRHVADLLQPLAAEQNVSVSVTPAPADHAYMVRGDRDELVQVFQNLVENAIKYGGSGKPVEIEIARAGTSIEVSVCDHGPGIPSEHIPRLTERFYRVSTQDSRARGGTGLGLAIVKHILNRHRGKLIIRSTLGEGSCFTVRLPAVKEEKHLKKSTA; encoded by the coding sequence ATGTCTGACAGCGAGGTTCCTCTGACAATTGCCTTCGGGCTTCTGGTGGCATGCCTTGCGGCGCTCGTCCTGACCCAGAGCCTCACCCCTGCCAATCTGCTGATCGCTGCGGGACTTGCTGGCGCAATCCTGCTGCTTCTGTTCACACCCGCCCACAAGGCGGAAGAAGAAAAGGTGGAGGCCAGCACCGACGAGGACGACAGCGCCGGTCAGACGATCGATCCGGTTCTCCCGTCGGTCGGCGAGGCCTTGCCGGATCCGCTTCTGGTGCTCGACAGGGATGGCATTGTCCGGTTCTGCAATTCTCACGCGCGCGCGCTGTTCGAAATGGATCCGCTGGAGCAGCATGTGTCCAGCGCGATCCGCGCGCCGGCGATTCTGGAGGCGATCCGGTCCGTCCATGCTTCGGGCCGTGCGCAGCGGGTGGATTATGAGGTGCGCGTCCCCGTCGAGCGGCGCTTCGAGGTCCATGTTGCGCCGATGATCCTGAGCCTTCCCTCGAGTGGTGGCCCCCGCGCCAACACCTCCGTGCTGCTCTTGATGCGCGATTTCACCCATGCCTACCAGATCGAGCGCATGCGGTCCGACTTCATCGCCAATGCGAGCCATGAGCTGCGCACCCCGCTCGCCTCCGTCCTGGGCTTCATCGAGACCCTCCAGGGCGCGGCCCGCAATGACAGCGCCGCCCGCGACCGCTTTCTCGAGCTCATGCGGCAGCAAGGCACCCGCATGACCAGGCTGATCGATGATCTGCTCTCCCTCAGCCGCATCGAGATGAACGCGCATGTGCCGCCGACGTCGGAGGTGAACATTGAGCAGACCGTCCGCCACGTCGCAGACCTCCTGCAGCCTCTCGCAGCAGAACAAAATGTCTCTGTTTCCGTGACCCCCGCACCTGCCGATCACGCCTATATGGTCCGCGGCGACCGGGACGAGCTGGTCCAGGTGTTCCAAAACCTGGTTGAGAACGCGATTAAATATGGTGGAAGCGGCAAGCCCGTCGAGATCGAGATTGCCCGCGCCGGCACGAGCATCGAGGTCTCTGTTTGCGACCATGGCCCTGGCATACCGAGTGAGCATATCCCGCGCCTCACCGAGCGCTTTTACCGTGTCAGCACCCAGGACAGCCGGGCCCGCGGCGGCACCGGGCTCGGGCTTGCTATCGTCAAGCACATCCTCAATCGCCACCGGGGCAAGCTCATCATTCGCAGCACGCTTGGTGAAGGCTCATGCTTCACCGTCAGATTGCCGGCAGTTAAAGAAGAAAAACATCTCAAAAAGTCAACGGCTTAG
- the pstS gene encoding phosphate ABC transporter substrate-binding protein PstS has product MNVIRKAGIGAAIAGVIALVAAGVSNAANIAGAGATFPYPIYAKWAETYKQETGDGLNYQSIGSGGGIKQIQAKTVTFGASDMPLKPEELEKSGLVQFPMVMGGVVPVINLEGIQPGGLVLNGDVLAKIFMGEITSWDDDAIKQLNPNVDLPSQAIAVVHRSDGSGTTFIFADYLSKVSNDWKENVGAATSLEWPVGIGAKGNEGVANNVKQTAGSIGYVEYAYAKQNNLTYANLINADGKAVSPTIEAFQAAAANADWAGTPGFGVLVTNEPGAGSWPITAATFILMHKQPDKPEDAATALKFFSWAYKNGDDAAASLDYVPLPDEVVALVQESWKQIVGPDGQPVFKGM; this is encoded by the coding sequence ATGAATGTGATCCGCAAAGCGGGCATTGGCGCGGCGATCGCCGGGGTGATTGCCCTGGTTGCTGCGGGCGTTTCCAATGCTGCCAATATTGCAGGGGCTGGCGCGACCTTCCCCTATCCGATCTACGCGAAATGGGCCGAGACCTATAAGCAGGAGACTGGCGATGGGCTGAACTATCAGTCGATCGGCTCCGGCGGCGGCATCAAGCAGATCCAGGCCAAGACCGTGACCTTTGGCGCATCTGACATGCCACTGAAGCCGGAAGAGCTCGAGAAGTCGGGCCTGGTTCAGTTCCCGATGGTCATGGGTGGCGTGGTTCCCGTGATCAATCTCGAGGGCATTCAGCCTGGCGGGCTCGTCCTGAATGGCGATGTCCTGGCGAAGATCTTCATGGGCGAGATCACCAGCTGGGATGACGACGCGATCAAGCAGCTGAACCCGAACGTCGACCTGCCGTCCCAGGCCATTGCCGTCGTGCACCGGTCCGATGGCTCCGGCACCACCTTCATCTTTGCCGATTATCTCTCCAAGGTAAGCAATGACTGGAAAGAGAATGTCGGCGCGGCGACCTCGCTCGAATGGCCGGTCGGCATCGGCGCCAAGGGCAATGAGGGTGTCGCCAACAACGTGAAGCAGACGGCAGGCTCCATCGGCTATGTCGAATATGCCTATGCCAAGCAGAACAACCTCACCTATGCAAACCTGATCAACGCCGATGGCAAGGCCGTGAGCCCGACCATCGAGGCGTTCCAGGCGGCTGCGGCCAATGCGGATTGGGCTGGAACTCCGGGCTTCGGCGTCCTCGTGACCAATGAGCCCGGCGCTGGGAGCTGGCCGATCACCGCGGCGACCTTCATCCTCATGCACAAGCAGCCCGACAAGCCGGAAGATGCGGCCACTGCGCTGAAATTCTTCTCCTGGGCTTACAAGAACGGCGATGACGCTGCGGCCAGCCTTGATTACGTGCCGCTGCCGGATGAGGTGGTTGCCCTCGTCCAGGAATCCTGGAAGCAGATCGTCGGCCCCGATGGCCAGCCGGTTTTCAAAGGCATGTGA
- the phoU gene encoding phosphate signaling complex protein PhoU, with the protein MSEHIVKSFDEEIAALNARLAQMGGLAEEQLAGAIDALEQRDADRAAAIIDADRKLDQLEREVEERAILLIAKRQPMARDLRHVVVGLRTAMDLERIGDLAKNIAKRSFAIGEARPKAGYAGLNNMGRLALEQLKLVLDAFIQRDADKALEVWRSDEQIDSLYNALFRELLTYMMEDPRTIGACTHLLFGAKNIERIGDHCTNIAENVYYLVHGRLLVDDRPKSDMTSMLSVKYAAKSTEPEQSS; encoded by the coding sequence GTGAGCGAACACATCGTCAAATCATTCGACGAAGAGATCGCCGCTTTGAACGCGCGCCTGGCCCAGATGGGTGGCCTGGCAGAGGAGCAGCTCGCTGGAGCGATCGATGCGCTGGAGCAGCGCGACGCCGATCGTGCTGCAGCGATCATCGATGCGGATCGCAAGCTCGACCAATTGGAGCGCGAGGTCGAGGAGCGCGCGATCCTGTTGATTGCCAAGCGCCAGCCCATGGCCCGCGATCTGAGGCATGTGGTGGTGGGTCTGCGCACCGCCATGGATCTCGAGCGGATCGGCGATCTCGCCAAGAATATCGCCAAGCGCTCCTTCGCCATTGGCGAGGCGCGTCCCAAGGCGGGCTATGCCGGCCTCAACAATATGGGCCGCCTCGCCCTTGAGCAGCTGAAGCTGGTCCTGGATGCCTTCATTCAGCGCGATGCCGACAAGGCGCTTGAGGTCTGGCGGTCGGACGAGCAGATCGATAGCCTCTACAATGCGCTCTTCCGCGAATTGCTGACCTATATGATGGAAGATCCACGCACGATCGGCGCCTGTACGCATCTTTTGTTTGGCGCCAAGAATATCGAGCGCATCGGCGACCACTGCACCAATATCGCGGAGAATGTCTATTACCTCGTGCACGGGCGGCTGTTGGTGGATGACCGCCCGAAGAGCGACATGACCAGCATGTTGAGCGTGAAATACGCAGCCAAGTCGACCGAGCCGGAACAGAGTTCATGA
- the pstB gene encoding phosphate ABC transporter ATP-binding protein PstB, whose amino-acid sequence MANALTTTAAREQVAPALRERISIRDVSFYYGDSKALKNISLPLYDREVTAFIGPSGCGKSTLLRILNRMYDLYPKQRAEGEVLLDGENILDPKQDLNLLRARIGMVFQKPTPFPMSIYDNIAFGVRLYEKLPKSEMDDRVEDALRRGALWDEVKDKLHTSGMGLSGGQQQRLCIARSVAVRPEVILFDEPCSALDPISTGRIEELIEQLKVDYTIAIVTHNMQQAARVSKYTAFMYLGELIEFDHTEKIFTAPSNKKTEEYITGRFG is encoded by the coding sequence ATGGCGAACGCCCTCACCACCACCGCTGCTCGTGAGCAAGTCGCGCCGGCTCTGCGCGAGCGCATCTCCATCCGCGATGTCTCCTTCTACTACGGAGATTCGAAAGCGCTGAAGAACATCAGCCTGCCGCTCTATGACCGCGAGGTCACCGCCTTCATCGGTCCCTCCGGCTGCGGAAAGTCGACGCTTCTGCGCATCCTCAACCGGATGTACGACCTCTATCCCAAGCAGCGCGCCGAGGGCGAGGTCTTGCTCGACGGCGAGAACATCCTCGACCCAAAGCAGGATCTCAACCTCTTGCGGGCGCGGATAGGCATGGTCTTCCAGAAGCCGACCCCATTTCCCATGTCCATCTATGACAACATCGCCTTCGGGGTTCGGCTTTATGAGAAGCTGCCGAAATCCGAGATGGACGACCGCGTGGAGGATGCGCTGCGCCGTGGCGCACTCTGGGACGAGGTGAAGGACAAGCTGCACACCAGCGGCATGGGATTGTCGGGCGGTCAGCAGCAGCGTCTGTGCATTGCGCGCAGCGTTGCGGTTCGCCCCGAGGTGATCCTGTTCGACGAGCCCTGTTCGGCGCTGGACCCGATCTCGACGGGGCGCATCGAGGAGCTGATCGAACAGCTCAAAGTCGACTACACCATCGCTATCGTCACCCACAACATGCAGCAAGCTGCGCGGGTCTCGAAGTATACGGCCTTCATGTATCTCGGCGAGCTCATCGAGTTTGACCATACCGAGAAGATCTTCACCGCTCCGTCAAACAAGAAGACGGAAGAATATATCACCGGCCGTTTCGGCTGA
- a CDS encoding MarC family protein, whose protein sequence is MDAHTLLSAIATLVVTIDPIGLVPVFLSLTPNMSASDRRRVAVRATLITFGILAFFAIAGHRLLEWLQIGLPAFRIAGGLLLFWIAFEMIFERRTERKQHTASEAVTKDQIHDLATFPLAIPLMAGPGAITAVILLAAREDRAALGLPLLLLLLALIAGLCLAVFFAAERLSRFLGTTGNLVLTRLLGLILTAMAVQFVIDGVSALDLIHQR, encoded by the coding sequence ATGGATGCCCATACCCTTCTTTCGGCAATTGCCACCCTCGTGGTCACCATCGACCCGATCGGGCTCGTGCCGGTGTTCTTGTCCCTGACCCCGAACATGTCGGCAAGCGACCGACGGCGTGTCGCGGTGCGCGCGACGCTCATCACTTTCGGCATCCTCGCCTTCTTCGCCATTGCCGGTCATCGGCTGCTCGAGTGGCTGCAGATCGGGCTTCCCGCATTTCGCATCGCGGGGGGCTTATTGCTGTTTTGGATCGCGTTCGAGATGATCTTCGAGCGGCGCACGGAGCGCAAGCAGCACACTGCCAGCGAGGCGGTGACGAAAGATCAGATTCACGACCTCGCCACGTTTCCCCTGGCAATTCCCCTCATGGCAGGCCCAGGCGCGATCACGGCGGTCATTCTGCTGGCAGCGCGAGAGGACCGTGCCGCCCTGGGCCTTCCTCTTCTCCTGTTGCTCCTGGCCCTGATCGCCGGGCTCTGCCTTGCCGTGTTCTTTGCCGCGGAAAGGCTGTCCCGGTTCCTTGGAACCACCGGCAATCTGGTACTGACCCGGCTGCTCGGCCTCATTCTCACAGCCATGGCGGTGCAGTTCGTGATCGATGGCGTCAGCGCGCTCGATCTCATCCATCAGCGCTGA
- the phoB gene encoding phosphate regulon transcriptional regulator PhoB: MNPRVLIVEDEEPLQVLLSYNFEAEGFVTRSATNGDEVEVLVEEDRPDLIILDWMLPGLSGIELCRRLRARSETRDIPIIMLTARGEEQERVRGLSTGADDYVVKPFSVPELIARARSILRRANPEIVAEILRVGDFSIDLRTRRVTRGGRDINLSPTEFKLLEHLMRSPGRVYSREQLLNAVWGRDIYIDERTVDVHIGRLRSVINRGREPDPIRTVRGVGYAFNERFAS, from the coding sequence ATGAATCCCAGAGTGCTGATTGTAGAGGATGAGGAGCCATTGCAGGTCCTCCTCTCCTACAACTTCGAGGCCGAGGGCTTCGTCACCCGCAGCGCCACCAATGGCGACGAGGTCGAGGTGCTCGTTGAGGAGGACCGTCCCGATCTCATCATTCTCGATTGGATGCTGCCCGGCCTTTCCGGCATCGAGCTCTGCCGCAGGCTGCGCGCGCGCAGCGAGACGCGCGACATTCCCATCATCATGCTGACGGCGCGCGGCGAGGAGCAGGAGCGGGTTCGCGGACTGTCCACCGGGGCCGATGATTACGTGGTGAAGCCCTTCTCGGTCCCGGAGCTGATCGCACGGGCACGCAGCATCCTCCGCCGTGCCAATCCGGAGATCGTCGCGGAAATCCTGCGGGTCGGCGATTTCAGCATCGATCTGCGCACGCGCCGGGTGACCCGCGGTGGCCGGGACATCAATCTCTCGCCCACCGAGTTCAAGCTGCTCGAGCATCTCATGCGAAGCCCCGGCCGGGTCTACAGCCGCGAACAACTTTTGAACGCGGTCTGGGGACGCGACATCTATATCGACGAACGCACCGTGGATGTTCACATAGGCCGGCTGCGCAGCGTGATCAATCGTGGGCGCGAGCCCGATCCAATCCGCACTGTCCGCGGCGTCGGCTACGCCTTCAACGAGCGCTTCGCCAGCTAG
- the pstC gene encoding phosphate ABC transporter permease subunit PstC, protein MTERTITRPAQFDRSHALKKFAATDTVFRGLTYSAAVAVLVLLGGVIVALIHGSYPALRTFGLEFFTTQSWNPVTERFGALAPIYGTLVTSIIALLLAVPVGIGIAIFLTELCPMPLRRPIGIAVELLAGIPSIIYGIWGLFVFAPFLQEHVQPALISTFSGIPGLSSLFAGPPYGIGVLTASLILAVMILPFITAITRDVFETTPPMLKESAYGLGCTTWEVVLKVVLPFTRVGVIGGVMLALGRALGETMAVTFVIGNAHRISASLLAPGTTISASIANEFTEAIGTLYTSSLIALGLILFLITFIVLAAARYLLLRIERRLGN, encoded by the coding sequence ATGACAGAACGCACAATCACTAGACCCGCGCAGTTTGACCGGTCTCACGCGCTCAAGAAATTTGCGGCGACCGACACTGTCTTTCGCGGGCTCACCTACTCAGCTGCCGTGGCTGTTCTGGTCCTGCTCGGCGGCGTGATCGTCGCTCTGATTCATGGATCCTATCCGGCTCTGAGGACCTTTGGCCTGGAATTCTTTACCACCCAGTCGTGGAATCCGGTCACCGAGCGTTTCGGCGCGCTTGCGCCCATTTACGGCACACTCGTCACCTCCATTATTGCGCTGCTTCTGGCCGTGCCGGTCGGTATCGGTATCGCGATCTTCCTGACCGAGCTTTGCCCTATGCCTCTGCGCCGGCCCATCGGCATCGCCGTCGAGCTCTTGGCGGGCATTCCCAGCATCATTTACGGCATCTGGGGCCTTTTCGTCTTCGCCCCCTTCCTGCAAGAACATGTCCAGCCCGCCCTCATCAGCACCTTCTCGGGCATTCCGGGGCTGAGCAGCCTCTTTGCGGGCCCGCCCTACGGGATCGGGGTGCTGACCGCGTCCTTGATCCTGGCGGTCATGATCCTGCCCTTCATCACGGCCATCACCCGCGACGTGTTCGAGACCACCCCTCCCATGCTGAAGGAATCAGCCTATGGGCTTGGCTGCACCACGTGGGAAGTGGTTCTCAAGGTGGTTCTGCCCTTCACCCGCGTCGGCGTGATTGGCGGCGTCATGCTGGCTCTGGGCCGCGCCCTTGGCGAGACCATGGCCGTCACCTTCGTGATCGGCAATGCCCATCGCATCAGCGCCTCCCTTCTGGCGCCCGGCACGACGATTTCGGCCTCCATTGCCAATGAGTTCACCGAGGCGATCGGCACGCTCTACACATCCTCGCTCATCGCCCTCGGCCTCATCCTCTTCCTGATAACCTTCATCGTGCTCGCTGCCGCGCGTTACCTCCTGCTGCGCATCGAGCGACGCCTGGGGAACTGA
- the pstA gene encoding phosphate ABC transporter permease PstA, with protein sequence MYGRRRFKNSLAMALSVVAAAIGLGWLILILVVLVYKGISGLNLAVFTEMTPPPGSEGGLLNAIVGSLILTFLAIIIGTPIGILAGTYMAEYGRGTKLTMIVRFINDILLSAPSIVVGLFVYETMVLAMGNFSGIAGAVALAIIVIPVVVRTTEDMLLLVPNTLREAASALGAPRWHVISNVAYKAAKTGMITGVLLAIARISGETAPLLFTALNNQFWSTDLLAPMPSLPVVIFQFALSPYEDWQQLAWTGALIITVAVLALSIIARMLSARKTGI encoded by the coding sequence ATGTACGGACGCAGGCGCTTCAAGAACTCCCTGGCCATGGCCCTGTCGGTGGTTGCCGCCGCCATTGGCCTGGGCTGGCTCATCCTGATCCTGGTGGTGCTGGTCTATAAGGGCATATCTGGCCTCAACCTGGCCGTCTTCACCGAAATGACGCCGCCGCCCGGTAGCGAAGGCGGCTTGCTGAATGCCATCGTCGGCAGTCTCATCCTCACCTTCCTTGCCATCATTATCGGCACGCCCATCGGCATTCTCGCCGGCACCTATATGGCCGAATACGGCCGCGGCACCAAGCTCACGATGATCGTGCGTTTCATCAACGACATTCTCCTGTCCGCGCCATCGATCGTGGTCGGCCTCTTCGTCTATGAGACCATGGTGCTGGCCATGGGCAATTTCTCGGGCATTGCCGGTGCGGTAGCCCTGGCGATCATCGTCATTCCCGTGGTGGTGCGCACCACGGAGGACATGCTGCTCCTCGTTCCCAACACCTTGCGCGAGGCGGCCTCAGCTCTGGGCGCCCCGCGCTGGCACGTCATCTCGAACGTCGCCTACAAGGCTGCCAAGACCGGCATGATCACCGGTGTGCTCTTGGCGATAGCACGCATCTCCGGCGAAACCGCGCCCCTGCTGTTCACCGCTCTTAACAATCAGTTCTGGAGCACCGATCTTCTCGCACCGATGCCAAGCCTGCCGGTCGTGATCTTCCAGTTTGCGCTGAGCCCCTATGAGGATTGGCAGCAGCTGGCTTGGACCGGAGCCCTCATCATTACGGTCGCAGTGCTTGCGCTCAGCATCATCGCGCGCATGCTCTCTGCGCGGAAAACGGGAATCTGA